In Aureibaculum algae, the following are encoded in one genomic region:
- a CDS encoding DUF6999 family protein, whose amino-acid sequence MSNELDISKHDDRDPNPWLAMYLDSSIPINEKTKQALMRDNNSKSARYLLPFVQLWSKITMFFIHIFKFIFPKLFNSSKILHRMLAWGLKTWVSPDANLLIFRHFHVGSDILSFIWANIDGVETKSSPLRPKNFEDVKDDLFLLHDLNLYNFVINLNSELKSKNLTIKQKSDLDLSMITEDQFDHIQFPNKWTNILDLRSAIELFTPFYQLFLTANDFVRASNSLQLDETIAIYTAQILGTPGHLGLVNNKHPMVPATTYSAAYRLVLHGLASETLHEILVNLKLGKSKDGVMTPKSK is encoded by the coding sequence ATGTCAAACGAATTAGATATTTCAAAACATGATGATCGTGATCCAAATCCGTGGTTGGCGATGTATTTGGATAGTAGTATTCCTATCAATGAAAAAACGAAACAAGCATTGATGCGTGATAACAATTCAAAGTCAGCTCGATATTTGTTGCCATTCGTGCAGTTATGGTCAAAAATTACGATGTTTTTCATCCATATTTTTAAGTTTATTTTTCCAAAGCTTTTCAACTCGTCAAAAATATTACACCGAATGTTAGCGTGGGGTTTAAAGACATGGGTGAGTCCTGATGCCAATTTATTAATCTTTAGACATTTTCACGTAGGTAGTGATATTTTATCTTTTATCTGGGCTAATATAGATGGAGTAGAAACCAAGTCAAGTCCGTTGCGACCGAAAAATTTCGAAGATGTTAAAGACGATTTATTTCTATTGCACGATTTGAATTTATACAATTTTGTTATTAATTTGAATAGTGAACTGAAGTCAAAAAATCTCACGATAAAACAAAAGAGTGATTTGGATTTATCGATGATTACAGAAGATCAATTTGATCATATTCAATTTCCAAATAAATGGACCAACATTTTAGATTTACGTTCAGCTATTGAATTATTTACACCATTTTATCAGTTGTTTTTAACGGCTAATGATTTTGTAAGAGCCTCAAATTCTTTACAGTTAGATGAAACCATTGCTATTTATACGGCACAAATTTTAGGAACTCCAGGGCATTTAGGTCTAGTGAATAACAAACATCCAATGGTGCCTGCCACAACTTATAGTGCGGCCTATAGATTGGTATTGCATGGTTTGGCATCAGAAACATTACATGAGATATTGGTCAATTTAAAATTAGGAAAGTCTAAAGATGGTGTAATGACGCCAAAGTCTAAATAA
- a CDS encoding HlyD family secretion protein: MKKIFPKEIIDGTTEVHRFKHRVNSKIIYSILLLSVIGMAIALPFVYLDIYSSSRGVIKSEKERNQIASLYSGRIKILNLKENQVVRQGDTLIIVDNTVGQEKLNLIKNQLDETNLFVVDLEYLSNTQNLSRNKIQSFLYQKQYLQYIQKLRELQTRYSKCKTDFVRQKKLFDKEVIAQQEYENSQYDLDLALSELSYFKKQQRNQWQAELTQQKNNAKELKSTLTQYTEEQSNYIIKSPVNGTIQNLIGLEVGNFITAGNSIAEISPDTDLIAECYVSPSDIGLLKNDNNIKFQIDAYNYNQWGMATGKIIEVGKDITLVNDIPMFKVKCSIDQEQLFLKNGFAGNLKKGMTLNARFFIANRSAFQLLYDKVDDWFNPSKITN; this comes from the coding sequence ATGAAAAAGATTTTCCCAAAGGAAATAATCGATGGTACAACAGAAGTACATCGATTCAAACACCGAGTAAATAGTAAAATAATTTACAGTATACTATTGTTAAGTGTAATTGGAATGGCAATTGCCTTGCCTTTTGTATATTTAGATATCTATTCTTCATCACGGGGTGTTATAAAGTCAGAAAAAGAAAGGAATCAAATTGCGAGTCTGTATTCAGGAAGAATAAAGATCTTAAACCTTAAAGAGAATCAAGTAGTTCGGCAAGGAGATACCTTAATAATTGTTGACAATACTGTTGGTCAAGAAAAACTAAATCTTATCAAAAACCAATTAGACGAAACTAATTTGTTTGTAGTTGATTTAGAATACCTTTCAAATACGCAAAACCTTTCTCGAAACAAAATTCAGTCTTTTCTATACCAAAAGCAGTATCTGCAATACATTCAGAAATTACGCGAATTGCAAACACGTTATTCTAAATGTAAAACAGATTTTGTTCGTCAAAAAAAGTTATTTGATAAAGAAGTAATTGCCCAACAAGAATACGAAAATAGTCAATATGATTTGGACCTAGCGTTAAGCGAATTGTCCTATTTTAAAAAACAACAAAGAAATCAATGGCAAGCGGAATTGACTCAGCAAAAAAATAATGCAAAAGAATTAAAAAGCACTTTGACTCAATACACAGAAGAACAAAGTAACTACATCATAAAGTCGCCTGTTAATGGTACAATTCAAAATTTAATCGGTCTAGAGGTTGGTAATTTCATTACCGCTGGAAACTCAATAGCCGAAATCTCTCCAGATACAGATTTGATAGCAGAATGTTATGTATCACCTTCGGATATAGGGTTGCTAAAAAACGATAACAATATCAAATTTCAAATTGATGCTTATAATTATAATCAATGGGGCATGGCCACGGGTAAAATTATTGAAGTAGGTAAAGATATTACCCTTGTTAATGATATACCTATGTTTAAAGTAAAATGCTCTATTGACCAAGAACAATTATTTTTAAAAAATGGTTTTGCAGGAAACCTAAAAAAAGGAATGACCTTAAATGCACGTTTTTTTATTGCTAACCGTTCCGCTTTTCAATTATTATACGATAAAGTAGATGATTGGTTTAACCCAAGTAAAATTACCAACTAA
- a CDS encoding DUF1697 domain-containing protein: MKKHVAILRGINVGGKRKILMADLKQLLGKKGFKNCATYIQSGNVLFLTDKPVIEIEQEIKQIILKKYGFDVPVLVRTVNEIEEIFHNNPFLPEQADINKLYVAFLAEIPSDENLEKLNAIPFDNANFKIHGKHVFMQYNTKSSDSKLTNNFIENKLKVTATSRNWKTVTKLFELSTT, encoded by the coding sequence ATGAAAAAACATGTCGCAATTTTAAGAGGGATTAATGTTGGCGGTAAACGTAAAATATTAATGGCCGATTTAAAACAACTATTAGGTAAAAAAGGCTTTAAAAATTGTGCTACATACATTCAAAGCGGAAATGTTCTTTTTTTAACAGATAAACCTGTTATTGAAATAGAACAAGAAATAAAACAAATCATTTTAAAAAAATACGGATTTGATGTGCCCGTATTGGTTCGAACAGTTAATGAAATAGAGGAAATTTTTCATAACAATCCTTTCTTGCCAGAACAAGCGGATATTAATAAATTATACGTCGCCTTTTTGGCGGAAATTCCTTCGGATGAAAATCTAGAAAAACTGAATGCTATTCCTTTTGATAATGCTAACTTTAAAATACATGGTAAGCATGTGTTTATGCAATATAATACAAAAAGTAGTGATTCTAAACTTACCAATAATTTCATAGAAAATAAATTAAAAGTGACTGCTACCAGTAGAAATTGGAAAACAGTGACTAAGTTATTTGAACTTTCTACGACTTGA
- a CDS encoding FKBP-type peptidyl-prolyl cis-trans isomerase, with the protein MKKYTIILLVLTLLSACNKNDDTVDYTVKNEEEIVAYVVANNLDAQKSSSGLYYVIDELGDGEQPVETSNVTVAYKGYFTDGGTFDESDADGVSFGLQQVIKGWTEGITYFKEGGSGLLLIPSALGYGSDGRPGIPGGAVLLFDINLISVN; encoded by the coding sequence ATGAAAAAATATACCATAATACTTTTAGTATTAACATTGTTATCAGCGTGTAATAAGAATGATGACACCGTAGATTATACAGTGAAAAATGAAGAAGAAATTGTTGCATATGTTGTGGCTAATAATTTAGATGCACAAAAAAGTAGTTCAGGTTTGTATTACGTTATTGACGAACTTGGAGACGGAGAGCAACCTGTAGAAACTTCCAACGTTACTGTGGCATACAAAGGCTACTTTACGGATGGTGGTACTTTTGACGAAAGTGATGCTGATGGAGTTTCATTTGGTTTACAACAAGTTATCAAAGGATGGACGGAAGGTATTACCTATTTTAAAGAAGGTGGTAGTGGTTTGTTGTTAATTCCTTCGGCTTTAGGTTATGGTAGTGATGGGCGTCCGGGTATTCCTGGAGGTGCTGTACTTCTTTTTGATATTAATTTGATTTCCGTAAATTAG
- a CDS encoding sterol desaturase family protein, translated as MQEIIENIIYNTSYFSLYGLTFAYFMVLYFVVAPVFLGVCKLFHKKGLLHKIINKKVKRKQLNFEIKHSLQSIFVFGFSVLPIIYLIRIDKITLLPDTFFNVILAVVVLTLWNEVHFFIVHRIMHLPFFMKRVHFVHHQSRIPTVWSVYSFHWFEALLLSTVPLIIMLFVPFSIVGVFLYPLASILLNYAGHCNYRFGDGYGNSWRLFGTHHNEHHSKGRANYGFASNALDKFYNCYIKRH; from the coding sequence ATGCAAGAAATTATTGAAAACATAATTTATAATACATCTTATTTTAGTCTTTACGGACTAACATTTGCGTATTTTATGGTTTTGTATTTTGTAGTAGCACCAGTATTTTTAGGAGTTTGTAAGCTGTTTCATAAAAAAGGATTGCTTCATAAGATTATCAATAAAAAGGTAAAGCGAAAGCAGTTAAATTTTGAAATTAAACATTCCTTGCAATCCATTTTTGTTTTTGGATTTTCAGTATTACCTATTATTTATTTAATTAGAATTGATAAAATTACACTACTACCCGATACTTTTTTTAATGTGATATTGGCAGTTGTGGTGTTAACGCTTTGGAATGAGGTGCACTTTTTTATAGTACATAGAATAATGCATTTGCCTTTTTTTATGAAACGCGTCCATTTTGTACATCACCAATCTAGAATTCCTACCGTATGGTCCGTATATAGTTTTCACTGGTTTGAAGCCTTATTGTTGAGTACTGTTCCGTTAATCATTATGTTATTTGTGCCATTTTCAATTGTTGGCGTATTTCTATACCCTTTGGCGAGTATCTTGTTGAATTATGCAGGACATTGTAATTATCGCTTTGGGGATGGTTATGGCAATTCATGGAGGCTTTTTGGTACACATCATAATGAACATCACTCAAAAGGGAGAGCCAATTATGGATTTGCCTCAAATGCATTAGATAAATTTTACAATTGCTATATAAAAAGACATTAA
- a CDS encoding CPBP family intramembrane glutamic endopeptidase, producing the protein MIQPITVPINFIENLNKGLFITTSFKSSYNFLSIDFFYYLAIIVVANPILEELFFRKIMITEINNKFGAFGAVLVSSLLFSVVHLEVNQMQSAFVVGVVLGYIYLKTNNVTITILLHMLFNFGVYITKDSLVTLSSQYYYLLLYPVLAIVLYYLIKQIVKANPSER; encoded by the coding sequence GTGATTCAACCAATTACAGTCCCAATAAATTTTATAGAAAATTTAAATAAAGGTTTATTTATCACCACTAGTTTTAAATCATCTTATAACTTTTTAAGTATTGATTTTTTTTATTATTTAGCAATAATTGTTGTAGCAAATCCTATTTTAGAGGAGCTGTTTTTTAGAAAAATAATGATAACTGAAATCAATAATAAGTTTGGTGCTTTTGGTGCTGTTTTGGTTTCAAGTTTACTTTTTTCAGTGGTTCATTTAGAGGTTAATCAAATGCAATCAGCGTTTGTCGTTGGTGTTGTTTTAGGGTACATATATTTAAAAACAAATAATGTAACAATAACCATACTATTGCATATGTTGTTTAATTTTGGAGTATATATTACTAAAGATAGTCTTGTTACATTATCTTCGCAATATTATTACTTGTTATTATATCCAGTATTAGCAATTGTACTCTATTATTTAATAAAACAAATTGTAAAAGCCAACCCAAGTGAAAGGTAA
- a CDS encoding ATP-binding cassette domain-containing protein, translating into MISLLQNMYPLQKGTISIGGIDLQYIENHSLRDLVSVVPQKIDLFAGNVIDNIAVGEFEPDMERILAICKSIGILEFIETLPNGFITYLGENGATLSGGQKQRIAIARALYKQPEILVLDEATSSLDSTSENYIQRTIQNLREQNKTIILIAHRLSTVVNADTIVVLEKGKVIEQGSHKVLFEKKGHYYKLWEQQMPVLIDKS; encoded by the coding sequence TTGATTTCCTTATTGCAAAATATGTATCCGTTGCAAAAAGGAACTATAAGTATTGGCGGTATCGACCTACAATATATTGAAAACCATAGTTTACGAGATTTGGTAAGTGTAGTACCCCAAAAAATTGACTTATTTGCTGGCAATGTAATTGATAATATAGCAGTTGGCGAGTTTGAACCAGATATGGAACGCATTTTAGCCATTTGTAAAAGCATTGGCATTTTAGAATTTATAGAAACTCTACCCAATGGTTTTATAACCTATTTGGGTGAAAACGGAGCAACCCTTTCTGGTGGACAAAAACAACGGATTGCCATTGCCCGTGCATTATACAAACAACCAGAAATTTTGGTTTTGGATGAAGCCACTTCATCATTAGATAGTACTTCAGAAAATTACATACAGCGTACTATACAAAATTTAAGAGAACAAAATAAAACGATTATACTAATAGCTCACCGTTTAAGTACGGTTGTTAATGCAGATACCATTGTGGTTTTAGAAAAAGGTAAGGTAATTGAACAAGGTAGCCATAAAGTACTTTTTGAGAAAAAAGGACATTATTATAAATTATGGGAACAACAAATGCCAGTTTTGATTGATAAATCTTAA
- a CDS encoding creatininase family protein encodes MKPQIRPYILAETNWKHLKDAHIELAILPWGATEAHNYHLPYGTDNFESEYIAAEAARVAYNQGANLIVLPTIPFGVNTGQSDIYLDINMNPSTQMAILGDIIEVLNRQGIHKFLILNSHGGNDFKTLLRELGLKYPNMFLCTSNWFQAMDKEAYFDNKGDHADEMETSLLMHLKPELILPKEEWGDGAEKKHKVKAFSESWLWSERPWSSVTKDTGIGNPKKASTEKGAQFFKDVTEKIGNVFVEICAMDKEDMYH; translated from the coding sequence ATGAAACCACAAATCAGACCTTACATTTTAGCTGAAACCAATTGGAAACACCTTAAAGATGCTCATATTGAATTGGCCATTTTACCATGGGGAGCTACAGAAGCCCATAATTATCATCTGCCTTATGGTACCGATAATTTTGAGTCTGAATACATTGCTGCTGAAGCGGCAAGAGTAGCTTATAATCAAGGAGCAAACTTAATTGTATTACCCACTATTCCGTTCGGAGTAAATACGGGACAAAGCGATATCTATTTAGATATAAATATGAATCCATCAACACAGATGGCTATTTTAGGAGATATTATCGAAGTGTTGAATAGACAAGGGATTCATAAATTTTTAATACTCAATAGTCATGGCGGTAATGACTTCAAGACTTTACTGAGGGAATTGGGACTTAAATATCCGAATATGTTTTTATGCACTTCCAATTGGTTTCAGGCCATGGATAAGGAGGCTTATTTCGATAACAAAGGCGATCATGCCGATGAAATGGAAACAAGTTTACTAATGCATTTAAAGCCAGAGTTGATTTTACCTAAAGAAGAGTGGGGAGACGGGGCAGAAAAAAAGCATAAGGTAAAAGCATTTTCAGAATCTTGGTTGTGGTCGGAAAGACCATGGTCTTCGGTAACTAAAGATACTGGGATTGGTAATCCTAAAAAAGCGAGTACAGAAAAAGGAGCTCAATTTTTTAAAGATGTTACTGAGAAAATAGGAAATGTGTTTGTAGAGATATGTGCTATGGATAAAGAAGATATGTACCATTAG
- a CDS encoding beta-ketoacyl-ACP synthase III — translation MIEKEEVYITGIGAFLPNKPIDNNQMEDYLGLINGKKSGVKERILKQNGIKSRYYALNKNQESTHSNAELAANAIEIALDKSGANATEIELLSTGTTQGDLPVPGFASMVHALTDFKKCELASFQSVCASGMMALKTAFSQIKFKEKQEAVAVGSEFASRLFKGSRFDGQKQQSVPFDTEFLRWMLSDGAGAMVLSNKKNTKGLSLRIDWMELKSHANEFPVCMFTGKNDNKNEKEPTWLDYPDYESASKAGAINLKQDIRLLDKVIQVGVAHYFELIDKGMVNPDKTDWLCCHYSSEYFKKPIKDLMTKGGALISDEKWFSNLTTKGNTGAASIYIMLEELLYSGKLKAGETILCMVPESGRFITSFMQVTVVGQDEDAKVYPKRKIEAPELVVDKNPTSEWLVRQLTQIWIDFETKLLQVPVVSKIHSGKLSLSDYKLLLHDLRQQVIDGSQWISRAASNIDIELFELRSAFIKHTAAEHKDFQILERNFVALGESLEDIQTGNKNVGSVALTSFMFQQASKNNPIDLLGAMFIIEGIGKRLAGYWGDMIKDQLELDKEQVSFFTYHGVADENHFHRLEEALNHPFMNMDLAKQIAKTAKTTAKLYEMQLEELGNY, via the coding sequence ATGATAGAGAAAGAAGAAGTATATATTACAGGTATAGGTGCGTTTTTACCGAATAAACCCATTGATAACAACCAAATGGAAGATTATTTGGGATTGATTAATGGTAAAAAAAGTGGTGTAAAAGAACGTATTCTTAAACAAAACGGTATAAAATCGAGGTATTATGCCTTAAATAAGAATCAAGAAAGTACGCATAGTAATGCTGAATTGGCAGCCAATGCAATTGAAATTGCGTTGGATAAAAGTGGAGCTAACGCTACAGAAATAGAACTGCTTTCAACAGGAACAACGCAAGGTGATTTGCCAGTTCCAGGTTTTGCCAGTATGGTACACGCCTTAACGGATTTTAAAAAATGTGAATTGGCTAGTTTTCAAAGCGTTTGTGCTAGCGGAATGATGGCGTTAAAAACTGCTTTTTCCCAAATAAAATTCAAAGAAAAACAAGAGGCCGTAGCGGTGGGTAGTGAGTTTGCGAGTCGCCTATTTAAAGGTTCAAGATTTGATGGGCAAAAACAGCAGTCAGTACCTTTTGATACAGAATTTTTACGATGGATGCTTTCTGATGGGGCAGGAGCGATGGTACTTTCTAATAAAAAAAACACAAAGGGTTTATCATTAAGAATTGATTGGATGGAGTTAAAGTCTCATGCCAATGAATTTCCTGTTTGTATGTTTACAGGTAAAAATGATAATAAAAATGAAAAAGAACCAACTTGGTTAGATTACCCAGATTATGAATCGGCTTCAAAAGCAGGAGCCATCAATCTAAAACAAGATATCCGACTACTAGATAAAGTAATTCAAGTTGGCGTAGCTCATTATTTTGAATTGATTGATAAAGGAATGGTTAATCCTGATAAAACTGATTGGTTGTGTTGTCATTATTCATCTGAGTATTTTAAAAAGCCGATTAAGGATTTGATGACCAAAGGTGGTGCTTTAATTTCTGATGAAAAATGGTTTAGTAACCTAACTACAAAAGGAAATACAGGTGCGGCTTCTATATATATTATGTTAGAAGAATTGTTGTATTCTGGTAAGCTAAAAGCTGGTGAAACCATTTTGTGTATGGTGCCGGAAAGTGGACGATTTATCACGTCTTTTATGCAAGTAACAGTTGTTGGTCAAGATGAAGACGCAAAAGTGTATCCGAAAAGGAAAATTGAAGCCCCTGAGTTAGTAGTGGATAAAAATCCGACATCTGAATGGTTAGTGCGTCAACTCACGCAAATTTGGATCGATTTTGAAACGAAATTATTACAAGTTCCAGTGGTATCAAAAATTCATAGTGGTAAGTTAAGTCTGTCAGATTATAAATTACTGTTACATGATTTACGACAACAAGTAATTGATGGTTCACAATGGATTTCAAGAGCCGCTTCAAATATTGACATTGAGTTGTTCGAGTTACGCTCTGCCTTTATAAAACACACAGCTGCAGAACATAAGGATTTTCAAATTTTAGAACGAAATTTTGTAGCTTTAGGCGAATCTTTGGAAGACATTCAAACAGGTAATAAAAATGTTGGAAGTGTAGCCTTAACTTCTTTTATGTTTCAACAAGCCAGTAAAAACAATCCGATTGATTTACTAGGTGCTATGTTTATCATCGAAGGTATTGGAAAGCGATTGGCTGGGTATTGGGGAGATATGATTAAAGATCAACTGGAGTTGGACAAAGAGCAAGTGTCCTTTTTTACGTATCACGGTGTTGCAGATGAAAATCATTTTCATCGTTTAGAAGAAGCCCTAAATCATCCTTTTATGAATATGGATTTAGCCAAACAAATTGCCAAAACGGCAAAAACGACGGCGAAATTATATGAAATGCAATTAGAAGAATTAGGTAATTATTAG
- a CDS encoding head GIN domain-containing protein, producing MKKTAMVIVLFMLVGASVFAQEATIDLQKFSQIKGYDQLKITLIKAAYNKAVITGDDIDKVAIDNQGNLLKVRMEVEKILDGNETKVTIYHTENIVMIDANEGSEITSTDEIDADYITLRTQEGASINVQVKTKNMNVKSVTGGFIRVSGTTDNQDVLIRTGGEFYGKDLESNRADVTIFAGGKAYVKAKDLVDATVNAGGTIEISGNPVKVNENKILGGKIIIKK from the coding sequence ATGAAAAAAACTGCAATGGTAATTGTTTTGTTTATGCTTGTCGGAGCTTCTGTTTTTGCTCAAGAAGCCACCATAGACTTGCAAAAATTTAGTCAAATTAAAGGATATGATCAATTAAAAATCACGTTGATTAAAGCTGCGTATAACAAGGCAGTCATCACTGGTGATGATATTGATAAAGTCGCAATAGACAATCAAGGTAATTTGTTGAAAGTACGTATGGAGGTAGAGAAAATTCTTGATGGCAATGAGACCAAAGTCACTATTTATCATACTGAAAATATAGTAATGATCGATGCCAATGAAGGCTCTGAAATTACATCAACTGATGAAATAGATGCCGATTATATAACCTTACGTACCCAAGAAGGTGCTAGCATAAATGTGCAAGTTAAAACTAAAAACATGAATGTAAAATCGGTAACTGGTGGTTTTATAAGGGTTAGCGGTACTACAGATAATCAAGATGTATTAATAAGAACTGGTGGTGAGTTTTATGGTAAGGACTTAGAATCTAACCGTGCAGACGTTACTATTTTTGCTGGAGGAAAAGCGTATGTAAAAGCCAAAGATTTAGTTGATGCAACGGTTAACGCTGGTGGTACTATTGAAATTTCAGGAAATCCTGTTAAGGTAAATGAAAATAAAATACTTGGAGGTAAAATTATTATCAAAAAGTGA
- a CDS encoding peptidase domain-containing ABC transporter: MSKITIKQHDITDCGAACLASISAHYKLELPIARIRQYAGTDKKGTNVLGLIEAAEKLGFEAKGVRGEFDSLFKIPKPAIAHVIVKEKLQHYVVIYEVTKNYVKIMDPGTGKIHKKTHEEFKKEWTGVLVLLLPDESFKKGNEKVSILKRFWFLLKPHKFVLVQALIGAIIYTLLGLSTSIYIQKITDHVLVGGNTKLLNLLSVIMIILLVLQVLIGVFKDIFIIKTGQQIDARLILGYYKHLLKLPQQFFDTMRVGEIISRVNDAVKIRVFINSTSLSLTVNVFTVIFSFALMFSYYWKLALIMLAIIPVYLIIYWITNRLNKKTERKIMERSAELESQLVESLNAMGTIKRFGLEDFANIKTETRFINLLHIGYTSALNSIFSGTSSQTISQLFTIILLWSGTYFVIDQEITPGELLSFYAIIGYFTGPIAGLINANKTIQNALIAADRLFEIMDLEREESENKFKLTKDKIGDIEFKNVAFRYGTRVEVFNDFNLTIKKGEITAIVGESGSG; this comes from the coding sequence ATGTCAAAAATAACCATTAAACAACATGATATTACTGATTGCGGAGCTGCGTGTCTGGCTTCTATATCGGCACATTATAAACTGGAATTGCCTATTGCTCGTATTCGTCAATATGCAGGTACTGATAAAAAAGGCACAAATGTATTAGGGTTGATTGAGGCTGCTGAAAAATTAGGATTTGAAGCCAAAGGTGTACGTGGAGAGTTTGACAGCCTTTTTAAAATTCCAAAACCCGCCATTGCTCATGTTATTGTAAAAGAGAAATTACAACATTATGTAGTTATTTATGAAGTAACTAAAAATTATGTAAAAATTATGGATCCTGGAACTGGCAAAATCCATAAGAAAACACATGAAGAATTTAAAAAAGAATGGACAGGTGTTTTGGTACTTTTATTACCTGATGAATCTTTTAAAAAGGGCAATGAAAAAGTTTCCATCTTAAAACGGTTTTGGTTTTTACTAAAACCGCATAAGTTTGTATTGGTACAGGCTTTAATTGGTGCTATTATTTATACGCTATTGGGCTTATCTACTTCTATTTATATCCAGAAAATAACCGATCATGTATTGGTAGGTGGTAATACCAAATTGCTCAATTTACTGAGTGTGATTATGATTATTTTATTGGTGCTTCAAGTGCTAATAGGGGTTTTTAAAGATATTTTTATCATTAAAACTGGACAGCAAATTGATGCTAGACTAATATTAGGCTATTACAAACATTTACTAAAATTGCCACAGCAGTTTTTTGATACCATGCGAGTGGGTGAAATTATTTCGAGGGTAAATGATGCTGTTAAAATACGCGTGTTTATTAATAGCACTTCGCTGTCATTAACTGTAAATGTATTTACTGTAATTTTTTCATTTGCCTTAATGTTCAGTTATTATTGGAAACTGGCGTTGATCATGTTGGCAATTATACCTGTTTACTTGATTATTTATTGGATAACCAATCGTCTTAATAAAAAAACGGAACGTAAAATAATGGAGCGTTCTGCAGAATTGGAAAGTCAATTGGTAGAGTCATTAAATGCAATGGGTACAATTAAGCGTTTTGGATTGGAAGATTTTGCCAATATTAAAACAGAAACCCGTTTTATCAATTTATTACATATTGGTTATACTTCTGCATTAAACAGTATTTTTAGCGGTACCTCTTCACAAACCATATCACAGCTGTTTACCATTATACTATTATGGAGTGGTACTTATTTTGTAATAGACCAAGAAATAACACCAGGCGAATTATTGTCTTTTTATGCCATAATAGGATATTTTACAGGACCCATTGCAGGTTTGATAAACGCCAACAAAACCATACAAAACGCCTTGATTGCTGCTGACAGACTTTTTGAGATAATGGATTTAGAACGTGAAGAAAGCGAGAATAAATTTAAACTAACAAAAGATAAAATAGGCGATATAGAATTTAAAAATGTTGCTTTTAGATACGGTACACGCGTTGAGGTTTTTAATGACTTTAACCTTACTATTAAAAAAGGAGAAATTACTGCAATAGTTGGTGAAAGTGGCTCGGGATAA
- a CDS encoding CPBP family intramembrane glutamic endopeptidase: protein MTYKSNNGWLRVLALIIPYFIFIVFFQFIGAIIAGVSITNIETNSSLWQNLIISFFNLLGVFSLLHLFMKNVDKEKFINLGFSIKGRFKELYLGFLIGAIVMALGYILLIIIDEIKFNNIEFNLKELVISLFLYFFVAVAEEALARGYVLKNFMLSFNKYIALILSSLLFAVMHLANPNMDWFSFLNLFLAGILLGMSYIYTKNLWFPIALHFSWNLFQTLFGFNVSGQDFYSLVEFKITDKNLLNGGDFGFEGSIFSVVFQLVIIGSIWAYYQKKRKIKT from the coding sequence ATGACATATAAAAGTAATAATGGTTGGCTTAGGGTTTTAGCATTAATAATTCCATACTTTATATTTATTGTTTTTTTTCAATTTATTGGTGCTATAATTGCTGGAGTTAGTATTACAAATATTGAAACTAATTCTTCCTTATGGCAGAATTTAATTATTAGTTTTTTTAATTTATTAGGTGTTTTTTCATTACTGCATCTTTTTATGAAAAATGTTGATAAAGAAAAGTTTATCAATCTAGGCTTTTCAATAAAGGGAAGATTTAAAGAGCTTTATTTAGGGTTTTTAATTGGAGCTATAGTAATGGCATTAGGTTACATTTTGCTTATAATTATTGATGAAATTAAATTTAATAATATTGAATTCAATCTAAAAGAACTAGTTATTTCCTTATTTCTCTATTTTTTTGTTGCAGTTGCAGAGGAGGCATTGGCAAGAGGCTATGTGCTAAAGAATTTTATGCTATCGTTTAATAAGTACATCGCACTGATCTTATCTTCTTTACTTTTTGCGGTCATGCACTTGGCAAATCCAAATATGGATTGGTTTAGTTTTTTAAATTTATTTTTAGCAGGAATATTATTGGGTATGTCATATATCTACACCAAAAATTTATGGTTCCCTATTGCATTACACTTCAGCTGGAATCTGTTTCAAACTCTTTTTGGATTTAATGTAAGTGGACAGGATTTTTATTCACTTGTTGAGTTTAAAATAACTGATAAGAATTTGTTAAATGGTGGTGATTTCGGTTTTGAAGGTTCTATTTTCTCTGTTGTATTTCAATTGGTGATTATTGGTTCTATATGGGCTTATTATCAAAAAAAAAGAAAAATAAAGACTTAG